From the Rhodoferax sp. WC2427 genome, one window contains:
- a CDS encoding GbsR/MarR family transcriptional regulator: protein MNLQPLTQRFVLHFGEMGSRWGINRTVGQIYALLFVSAKPLNADEIAEALAFSRSNVSMGLKELASWNLVRLHHLPNDRREYFQAPEDVWAIFRTLAAERRKREIDPTLSMLRDALLEEPTAEEDVHAQARMKEMHDLIELGTSWLDEVQKMDSASLAQLMKMGSQVQKLIQVKDRVKQAFKSDKAS, encoded by the coding sequence ATGAACTTGCAGCCCCTGACCCAGCGTTTTGTTCTGCACTTTGGCGAAATGGGCAGCCGCTGGGGCATCAACCGCACAGTGGGGCAGATCTATGCGCTGCTGTTTGTGTCGGCCAAGCCGCTCAATGCCGATGAAATTGCCGAAGCGCTGGCGTTTTCGCGCTCCAACGTCAGCATGGGGCTGAAAGAGCTGGCCTCGTGGAATCTGGTGCGGCTGCACCACCTGCCCAACGACCGGCGCGAATACTTCCAGGCCCCTGAAGACGTGTGGGCCATCTTTCGCACCCTGGCAGCCGAGCGCCGCAAACGCGAGATCGACCCCACCCTGTCGATGCTGCGCGATGCCCTGCTGGAAGAACCCACCGCCGAGGAAGATGTGCACGCCCAGGCCCGCATGAAGGAGATGCACGACCTGATCGAACTGGGCACCTCCTGGCTGGACGAGGTGCAAAAGATGGACTCGGCTTCACTGGCCCAGCTGATGAAAATGGGCTCCCAGGTGCAAAAGCTCATCCAGGTCAAAGACCGGGTGAAGCAGGCTTTCAAGTCTGACAAAGCCTCCTGA
- the cydX gene encoding cytochrome bd-I oxidase subunit CydX, with amino-acid sequence MWYFSWLLGLPLAATFAVLNAMWYELMDDAATRHDKLDKPPHV; translated from the coding sequence ATGTGGTATTTCTCTTGGCTGTTAGGCCTGCCGCTGGCCGCGACGTTCGCGGTGCTCAATGCCATGTGGTACGAGCTGATGGACGATGCCGCCACGCGGCACGACAAGCTCGATAAACCACCGCACGTGTAA
- the cydB gene encoding cytochrome d ubiquinol oxidase subunit II, which translates to MVLHELLSYETLRLVWWLLLGVLLIGFAVTDGFDLGVGMLLPLAGRDDVERRVIINSVGPVWEGNQVWLILGGGAIFAAWPPLYAVSFSGFYLAMFAILLALILRPVAFKFRSKREEPAWRARWDAVLCFSGLVPSLIFGVAIGNVLQGVPFRFSSDMHIFYEGTFFGLLNPFALLCGLVSVAMLLLHGSAWLVLKTSGPVAERARGIGSVAAVASLVLYALAGWVLWGWVAGYQVTSALPVNGPSNPLLKTVASQAGAWFANYTAHPGLWLVPALGLAGPLLALVCLRLRRGGLALLASGLSIACIILSVGVSMFPFILPSSLDPRSSLMVWDASSSHLTLFIMLVVTVVFIPLIVAYTSWVYKVMWGKVDADAIRDNRGHAY; encoded by the coding sequence ATGGTCTTGCATGAACTGCTTTCGTATGAAACCCTGCGCCTGGTCTGGTGGCTGCTGCTGGGGGTGTTGCTGATCGGCTTTGCCGTGACCGATGGCTTTGACCTCGGCGTGGGCATGCTGCTGCCGCTTGCCGGGCGCGACGATGTGGAGCGCCGCGTCATCATCAACAGCGTGGGCCCGGTGTGGGAGGGCAACCAGGTGTGGCTGATTTTGGGCGGCGGGGCGATTTTTGCGGCCTGGCCGCCGCTGTATGCGGTGTCGTTTTCAGGCTTTTACCTGGCCATGTTTGCGATTTTGCTGGCCTTGATTCTGCGGCCCGTGGCTTTCAAGTTCCGCAGCAAGCGCGAAGAACCCGCCTGGCGCGCCCGCTGGGATGCCGTGCTGTGCTTCAGCGGCCTGGTGCCGTCGCTGATTTTTGGGGTGGCCATCGGCAATGTGCTGCAAGGCGTGCCTTTCCGCTTCTCCAGCGACATGCATATTTTTTACGAAGGCACGTTCTTTGGCCTGCTGAACCCGTTTGCGCTGCTGTGCGGCCTGGTATCGGTGGCCATGCTGCTGCTGCACGGCAGTGCCTGGCTGGTGTTGAAAACCTCGGGCCCTGTGGCCGAGCGGGCGCGGGGCATCGGCAGCGTGGCTGCGGTGGCCAGCCTGGTGTTGTACGCGCTGGCGGGCTGGGTGCTGTGGGGCTGGGTGGCTGGCTACCAGGTCACCAGCGCCTTGCCGGTGAACGGGCCGTCGAACCCGCTGCTGAAAACCGTGGCCTCGCAAGCCGGTGCCTGGTTTGCCAACTACACCGCCCACCCCGGGCTGTGGCTGGTGCCGGCACTCGGGCTGGCCGGGCCCTTGCTGGCCCTGGTGTGCCTGCGGCTGCGCCGCGGCGGGCTGGCCCTCTTGGCCAGTGGGCTGTCGATTGCCTGCATTATTTTGAGCGTGGGCGTGTCGATGTTTCCGTTCATCCTGCCCTCGTCGCTGGACCCGCGCTCCAGCCTGATGGTGTGGGACGCATCCTCCAGCCATTTGACGCTGTTCATCATGCTGGTGGTCACCGTGGTCTTCATTCCGCTGATCGTGGCCTACACCAGCTGGGTCTACAAGGTGATGTGGGGCAAGGTGGATGCCGATGCCATCCGCGACAACCGTGGCCACGCGTACTGA
- a CDS encoding cytochrome ubiquinol oxidase subunit I — MDLDIVDLSRLQFALTALYHFLFVPLTIGLAVLLAIMETVYVMTGRPIWRDMTQFWGGLFGINFAMGVATGIVMEFQFGMNWSYYSHYVGDVFGAPLAIEGLMAFFMEATFVGLFFFGWDRLSKLGHLAVTWAVALGTNLSALWILIANGWMQNPVGAAFNPQTMRMEVTDFYAVLTNPVAQAKFVHTVSAGYTMASLFVLGVAAWYVLHGRHTELAKRSMTVAASFGLAAALSVAVLGDESGYLSTEHQKMKLASIEAMWETEPAPAAFTAFGFPDQKARETHFAVHIPAVMGLIGTRSLNTEILGIDDLVMHAELNIRVGISAYDALQKIRDPATDPAAREVAASIFEKNGNAMGYALLLKRYVDDPRQATAEQVAQAARDTIPPVAPLFWSFRVMVGLGMFFIALTGTFFVLSARRKLDAYPWLLRVAVWAIPLPWVAAECGWIVAELGRQPWVIEGVLPTAVAVSSLGASTVLATIVGFVALYTVLFVIEMKLLLKAIRKGPEAHHGLPPSSAPVGATRTAAV; from the coding sequence ATGGACCTTGATATTGTGGATTTGTCCCGGTTGCAGTTTGCCTTGACGGCGCTGTACCACTTCTTGTTTGTGCCGCTGACCATCGGTTTGGCGGTACTGCTGGCCATCATGGAGACCGTCTACGTGATGACCGGGCGGCCCATCTGGCGTGACATGACCCAGTTCTGGGGCGGGCTGTTTGGCATCAATTTCGCCATGGGCGTGGCCACCGGCATCGTGATGGAGTTCCAGTTCGGCATGAACTGGAGCTACTACAGCCACTACGTGGGCGATGTGTTTGGCGCACCGCTGGCGATCGAGGGGCTGATGGCCTTCTTCATGGAAGCCACCTTTGTGGGTCTGTTCTTTTTTGGCTGGGACCGGCTCTCCAAGCTCGGGCACCTGGCGGTCACCTGGGCCGTGGCCCTGGGCACCAACTTGTCGGCGCTGTGGATTCTGATTGCCAACGGCTGGATGCAGAACCCGGTGGGCGCGGCGTTCAACCCGCAAACCATGCGTATGGAGGTGACCGACTTCTATGCGGTATTGACCAACCCGGTGGCCCAGGCCAAGTTCGTCCACACGGTGTCGGCGGGTTACACCATGGCATCGCTGTTTGTGCTGGGCGTAGCGGCCTGGTATGTGCTGCACGGTCGGCATACCGAGCTGGCCAAGCGCTCGATGACGGTGGCGGCGTCGTTTGGTTTGGCGGCTGCGCTGTCGGTGGCGGTGCTGGGTGACGAAAGCGGCTATTTGTCCACCGAACACCAGAAGATGAAACTGGCCTCCATTGAAGCCATGTGGGAGACCGAGCCCGCGCCTGCGGCCTTTACCGCTTTCGGCTTTCCGGACCAGAAGGCGCGCGAGACGCATTTCGCCGTGCATATTCCGGCGGTGATGGGGCTCATCGGAACCCGTTCGCTGAACACGGAAATTCTGGGTATTGACGACCTGGTCATGCATGCCGAGCTGAATATCCGGGTGGGCATATCGGCCTATGACGCCTTGCAAAAGATCCGCGACCCGGCCACCGACCCGGCGGCCCGCGAGGTGGCGGCATCCATCTTCGAGAAAAACGGCAACGCCATGGGCTACGCTTTGTTGCTCAAACGCTATGTGGACGATCCGCGCCAGGCGACGGCAGAGCAGGTGGCGCAGGCGGCCCGCGACACCATTCCGCCGGTGGCCCCCTTGTTCTGGTCGTTCCGGGTGATGGTGGGGCTGGGCATGTTCTTCATTGCGCTGACCGGCACGTTCTTTGTACTGTCGGCACGCCGCAAGCTGGACGCTTACCCCTGGCTGCTGCGGGTGGCGGTGTGGGCGATTCCGCTGCCCTGGGTGGCGGCGGAATGCGGCTGGATTGTGGCCGAGCTTGGCCGCCAGCCATGGGTGATCGAGGGCGTGTTGCCCACCGCCGTGGCCGTCTCCAGCCTGGGCGCCAGCACCGTGTTGGCCACGATCGTGGGCTTCGTGGCCTTGTACACCGTGTTGTTCGTAATTGAGATGAAGCTGCTGCTCAAGGCCATCCGCAAGGGGCCGGAAGCCCACCATGGACTACCACCGTCATCCGCGCCTGTCGGCGCGACCCGTACCGCTGCTGTCTGA
- a CDS encoding amino acid ABC transporter ATP-binding/permease protein has protein sequence MFWATQRTRLALGAGCATLTVLAGMALLGLSGWFITATALAGLQAATALHFDVFMPSAGIRLLALGRTGSRYAERLVTHDATFAALADLRERLFRGWARPDAARQLLAQPARLLFRLTADIDALESLYLRLLVPALAALGAALLAGLVLGFMQPWLGLLLALWLLGAGWGIALVVAQRAGPAAVRRAHALELLRARAVDLVAGQTELAMAGQLHAQRAALAAADQQLARADLALNRLESRSGAAYGMAGSLTLVAVLLAVAVLVEQGRIGAPAAALALLLALTATEPFAALRRGALEAGRSWRAARRLAPRMAQAEQPSLPVGGGSDFAVQLTAVSVAYPGSLLRALQPTSFTLAQGERVALVGPSGAGKSTLLALVAGELAADAGSLQVQPHSLLTQRTELFADTLRDNLRLADPMASDAQLWAVLEVAGLADEVRAMAVGLDTRLGEGGLGLSGGQLRRLALARLLLRPVTFWLLDEPTEALDTLTAHDVLQRLQAQAHGKTLLIATHLRREAALADRLLCLREGRITADLRRGSAEFEAALHALRPD, from the coding sequence ATGTTTTGGGCCACGCAGCGCACCCGTCTGGCGCTGGGGGCCGGGTGCGCCACCCTGACGGTGCTGGCGGGCATGGCTTTGCTGGGTCTGTCGGGCTGGTTCATCACCGCCACCGCCCTGGCCGGGCTGCAGGCGGCCACCGCGCTGCATTTTGATGTGTTCATGCCGTCGGCAGGCATCCGCCTGCTGGCCCTGGGGCGCACCGGCTCGCGCTACGCCGAGCGGCTGGTCACGCACGATGCCACCTTTGCGGCCCTGGCCGATCTGCGCGAGCGCTTGTTCCGCGGCTGGGCCCGGCCCGATGCGGCGCGTCAACTGCTGGCGCAGCCCGCCCGCCTGCTGTTTCGCCTGACGGCCGATATCGACGCGCTGGAGTCGCTGTACCTGCGCCTGCTGGTGCCCGCGCTGGCGGCGCTGGGCGCGGCCTTGTTGGCCGGTCTGGTGCTGGGCTTCATGCAGCCTTGGCTCGGACTGCTGTTGGCCCTGTGGCTGTTGGGTGCGGGATGGGGCATTGCCCTGGTGGTGGCGCAGCGCGCCGGGCCTGCGGCGGTGCGCCGGGCCCATGCGCTGGAGCTGCTGCGGGCCCGCGCTGTGGATCTGGTGGCCGGGCAGACCGAGCTGGCCATGGCCGGGCAATTGCATGCACAGCGCGCCGCCCTGGCCGCCGCCGACCAGCAACTGGCCCGGGCCGATCTGGCGCTGAACCGGCTGGAATCCCGCTCTGGCGCGGCCTACGGCATGGCGGGCAGCCTGACGCTGGTAGCGGTGCTGCTGGCCGTAGCCGTGCTGGTGGAGCAGGGCCGCATCGGTGCCCCCGCCGCCGCGTTGGCCTTGCTGCTGGCCTTGACCGCCACCGAACCCTTTGCGGCGCTGCGCCGGGGCGCCCTGGAGGCGGGCCGCAGTTGGCGCGCTGCCCGGCGGCTGGCGCCGCGCATGGCGCAGGCCGAGCAACCCAGCCTGCCCGTCGGCGGCGGCTCAGATTTCGCCGTACAGCTCACTGCGGTCAGCGTGGCCTATCCCGGTAGCCTCCTGCGCGCCTTGCAGCCTACGTCGTTCACGCTGGCCCAGGGGGAGCGGGTGGCCTTGGTGGGGCCCAGCGGCGCAGGCAAATCCACCTTGCTGGCCCTGGTGGCGGGCGAGTTGGCGGCGGATGCGGGCAGCCTGCAGGTGCAGCCGCACAGCCTGCTGACCCAGCGCACGGAACTCTTTGCCGACACGCTGCGCGACAACCTGCGCCTGGCCGACCCGATGGCTTCGGATGCCCAACTGTGGGCCGTTCTGGAGGTGGCAGGCCTGGCCGATGAGGTGCGGGCCATGGCGGTGGGGCTGGACACACGGCTGGGCGAGGGCGGGCTGGGCTTGTCCGGTGGCCAGTTGCGCCGCCTGGCGCTGGCACGGCTGTTGTTGCGCCCGGTGACATTTTGGCTGCTGGACGAACCTACCGAGGCGCTGGATACTTTGACGGCCCACGATGTCCTGCAGCGGCTGCAGGCGCAGGCGCACGGCAAAACCCTGTTGATAGCCACCCATTTGCGCCGGGAGGCGGCGCTGGCCGACCGCCTGCTGTGCCTGCGGGAGGGGCGCATCACAGCCGATCTGCGGCGGGGTTCGGCGGAATTTGAAGCAGCGCTGCATGCGCTGCGGCCCGATTAA
- the cydD gene encoding thiol reductant ABC exporter subunit CydD — translation MKTSHPTPRLRSLTPWGAGGVVQGLAAVLWLPQAALLAWAVDRLASPAGGVGLDAVLVPAAGVLLLGALRATAEAWGLRRVFAAARRYVSDLRAQVAAVLAARSPLDAARPASGLAASVVAEQAEAVLPYLVRYQPARWRAMVVPLLILPTVAYFSWAAALVLLVAAPLIPIFMALVGWRAQAASAAQMVEMGQMNAFLLDRLRGLATLRALDAVDATALRLGASAQSLRQRTMVVLRIAFLSSAVLELFAALGVAMVAAYVGFHLLGSIPWGSWGQRLSLAEGLFILLLAPAFFEPLRELAAVWHDRAAGEAALAALAELAEDGVPLPGAAVAPTGVRSLGAPSVQVNDLHFGHLGETPVFTGFGLRVAPGEHVALMGASGAGKTALLHLLAGLVPAQQGRIRIGGVLLTDASVSALRQRMGWIGQKPHIFAGSVQDHLVLGRSDVASTEVRAALQQAGLGRVAQAGVGVALGEGGTGLSGGEQVRLALARMVLHADADLLLVDEPTAHLDTETAQGVVDALLQFAQGKTLIAATHDPVLAARMHRVVQLDADAVRAAA, via the coding sequence ATGAAAACCTCCCACCCCACCCCCCGCCTGCGCAGCCTGACCCCTTGGGGCGCGGGCGGTGTGGTGCAGGGTCTGGCCGCCGTGCTGTGGCTGCCACAAGCGGCCTTGCTGGCCTGGGCGGTGGACCGCCTGGCCAGCCCCGCCGGGGGCGTCGGCCTGGATGCCGTGCTGGTGCCCGCAGCCGGGGTGTTGCTGCTGGGCGCGCTGCGTGCCACGGCCGAGGCCTGGGGGCTGCGCCGGGTCTTTGCGGCTGCCCGGCGGTACGTGTCGGACCTGCGGGCCCAGGTGGCCGCAGTGCTGGCCGCGCGCTCACCGCTGGACGCGGCCCGGCCCGCGTCGGGGCTGGCCGCCAGCGTAGTGGCCGAGCAGGCCGAGGCGGTGCTGCCCTACCTGGTGCGCTACCAACCCGCGCGCTGGCGGGCCATGGTGGTGCCGCTGCTGATCCTGCCCACCGTGGCCTACTTTTCCTGGGCTGCGGCCCTGGTGCTGCTGGTGGCCGCCCCGCTGATTCCGATCTTCATGGCGCTGGTGGGCTGGCGTGCCCAGGCGGCCAGCGCCGCCCAGATGGTGGAGATGGGCCAGATGAACGCCTTTTTGCTGGACCGCCTGCGCGGCCTGGCCACCTTGCGCGCGCTGGACGCGGTCGATGCCACCGCCCTCCGCCTGGGTGCGTCGGCCCAGTCGCTGCGACAGCGCACCATGGTGGTATTGCGCATTGCGTTCCTGTCGTCGGCGGTACTGGAGCTGTTTGCGGCCCTGGGGGTCGCCATGGTGGCCGCCTATGTGGGTTTCCATCTGCTGGGTAGCATCCCCTGGGGTAGTTGGGGGCAGCGTTTAAGCCTGGCCGAGGGCCTGTTCATCCTGCTGTTGGCGCCGGCATTTTTTGAGCCCTTGCGCGAACTCGCCGCGGTGTGGCACGACCGCGCCGCGGGCGAGGCGGCCTTGGCGGCCCTGGCAGAACTTGCTGAAGACGGCGTGCCTTTGCCGGGGGCTGCTGTAGCGCCCACCGGCGTGCGCAGCCTGGGCGCCCCTTCGGTACAGGTCAACGACCTGCACTTTGGCCATCTGGGAGAAACCCCTGTGTTTACGGGTTTCGGGCTGCGGGTGGCCCCTGGCGAGCACGTGGCGCTGATGGGGGCCAGCGGCGCGGGCAAGACGGCTTTGCTGCATCTGCTGGCGGGGCTGGTGCCTGCACAGCAGGGGCGCATCCGCATTGGCGGCGTGTTGCTGACCGACGCTTCCGTCTCGGCCCTGCGCCAGCGCATGGGCTGGATAGGGCAAAAGCCGCATATTTTTGCGGGCTCGGTGCAAGACCATCTGGTGCTGGGCCGTTCCGACGTGGCATCGACCGAAGTGCGCGCAGCGCTGCAGCAGGCCGGTCTGGGCCGCGTCGCCCAGGCTGGTGTGGGCGTGGCGCTGGGCGAGGGCGGCACCGGCTTGTCGGGCGGAGAACAGGTGCGGCTGGCACTGGCCCGGATGGTGCTACATGCCGATGCCGACCTGCTGCTGGTAGACGAACCCACCGCCCACCTGGACACCGAAACCGCCCAGGGCGTGGTCGACGCGCTGCTGCAGTTCGCCCAAGGCAAGACGCTGATCGCCGCCACCCACGACCCGGTGCTGGCCGCGCGCATGCACCGGGTGGTGCAGCTGGATGCCGATGCGGTGAGGGCCGCGGCATGA
- a CDS encoding META domain-containing protein → MPIRPLVWLAVAALALAACATPSAPSGPALQGRLSALRWTLQSATDGQGQPMAVLFPRADPRFTVEFKEGRMGIRGGCNAMGGSYQIDAANRLQVGPMVSTRMACGGGLMEADQALGALLAQRLQVRLDDGPAPVLRLLSDAGQTLVWVGVPTP, encoded by the coding sequence ATGCCCATCCGCCCGCTTGTCTGGTTGGCTGTTGCCGCCCTCGCCCTCGCTGCCTGCGCCACCCCCTCCGCGCCCTCCGGCCCGGCGTTGCAGGGGCGGCTCAGCGCCCTGCGTTGGACGCTGCAATCGGCCACCGACGGCCAGGGGCAGCCGATGGCCGTGCTGTTTCCGCGTGCCGATCCGCGCTTTACGGTGGAGTTCAAGGAGGGCCGCATGGGCATCCGGGGCGGCTGCAACGCCATGGGTGGCAGCTACCAGATCGACGCGGCCAACCGCTTGCAGGTGGGGCCGATGGTGTCCACGCGCATGGCCTGCGGGGGCGGGCTCATGGAGGCCGACCAGGCCCTGGGCGCCCTGCTCGCCCAGCGCCTGCAGGTGCGGCTGGACGACGGTCCGGCACCCGTGCTGCGGCTGCTGTCCGATGCCGGGCAAACACTGGTGTGGGTGGGCGTGCCCACACCATAA
- the gshA gene encoding glutamate--cysteine ligase: protein MSSSTPPAALLERLQALAPDRLQGIRRGLEKESLRAQPSGSLALTPHPAALGSALTHPHITTDFSESQVELITGVHQGVQDCLDELTEVHQFTYRTLQAQGDDEMLWVSSMPCGLPTDETIPIGRYGSSNVGRAKSVYRMGLGHRYGRRMQTISGIHYNWSLPGVSSEEYFGLIRNFRRHAFLLLYLFGASPAVCSSFVAGRQHELQQLNDRTMYMPYGTSLRMGRLGYQSDAQASLAVSYNSLEGYGASLQDALTRPYPAYKAVGVRGTGGDYNQLATSLLQIENEFYGTIRPKRVIYPGERPLHALRERGVEYVEVRLLDLDPFVPVGITAQTMRFIDVFLLHCLLNDSPPDTPQEITELAHNQHRVAARGREPGLTLERAGAEVPLAQWGSDLVAQCRPIAAALDAVHGGTLYSDALASADAALADPSLLSSARVLAAMQETACGSFVPFIAAQSLKTRQHLLDLPFSAEQQARFEAMTTASVAAQKAIEAADTMPFDVYLPEYLSPERLVVKHRRAGAPSVAA, encoded by the coding sequence ATGAGCAGCTCCACCCCCCCCGCCGCATTGCTAGAACGCCTGCAGGCCCTCGCGCCCGACCGGCTCCAGGGCATCCGCCGTGGCCTGGAGAAAGAAAGCCTGCGCGCCCAGCCCAGCGGCAGCCTGGCCTTGACACCCCATCCGGCCGCACTCGGCTCCGCGCTGACACACCCGCACATCACCACCGACTTCAGCGAATCCCAGGTCGAGCTGATCACCGGCGTGCACCAGGGCGTACAGGACTGCCTGGACGAGCTGACCGAAGTGCACCAGTTCACCTACCGCACCCTGCAGGCCCAGGGCGACGACGAAATGCTCTGGGTGTCCAGCATGCCCTGTGGCCTGCCGACCGACGAGACCATCCCCATTGGCCGCTATGGCAGCTCCAATGTGGGCCGCGCCAAGAGCGTCTACCGCATGGGCCTGGGCCACCGCTATGGCCGCCGCATGCAAACCATCTCGGGCATCCACTACAACTGGTCGCTGCCAGGGGTGAGCAGCGAAGAGTACTTTGGCCTGATCCGCAACTTCCGCCGCCACGCGTTCCTGCTGCTGTACCTGTTTGGTGCGTCGCCCGCCGTGTGTTCCAGTTTTGTGGCGGGCCGCCAGCATGAACTGCAGCAGCTCAACGACCGCACCATGTACATGCCTTACGGCACTTCGCTGCGCATGGGCCGCCTGGGCTACCAAAGCGATGCCCAGGCCTCGCTGGCGGTCAGCTACAACAGCCTGGAAGGCTATGGCGCGTCGCTGCAGGACGCACTGACCCGTCCGTACCCGGCCTACAAGGCGGTGGGCGTGCGCGGCACCGGAGGCGACTACAACCAGCTGGCCACCAGCCTGCTGCAGATCGAGAACGAGTTCTACGGCACCATCCGCCCCAAGCGCGTCATCTACCCCGGCGAACGCCCGCTGCATGCCCTGCGCGAGCGCGGTGTGGAGTACGTGGAGGTGCGCCTGCTGGACCTGGACCCGTTTGTGCCGGTGGGCATCACCGCCCAGACCATGCGCTTTATCGACGTGTTTCTGCTGCACTGCCTGCTCAATGACAGCCCGCCCGACACCCCGCAGGAAATCACCGAGCTGGCGCACAACCAGCACCGCGTGGCCGCCCGGGGCCGCGAGCCCGGCCTGACGCTGGAGCGCGCTGGCGCAGAGGTGCCGCTGGCCCAGTGGGGCAGCGACCTGGTGGCCCAATGCCGCCCGATCGCAGCCGCGCTGGATGCCGTGCACGGCGGCACGCTGTACAGCGATGCACTGGCCTCTGCCGACGCCGCCCTGGCCGACCCCAGCCTGCTGTCGTCGGCCCGCGTGCTAGCCGCCATGCAAGAGACCGCGTGCGGCTCGTTCGTGCCCTTCATCGCCGCCCAGTCCTTGAAGACCCGCCAGCACCTGCTGGACCTGCCGTTCAGTGCCGAGCAACAAGCCCGCTTCGAGGCCATGACCACCGCCTCGGTCGCTGCCCAGAAAGCCATCGAAGCCGCCGACACCATGCCCTTCGATGTCTACCTGCCGGAATACCTGTCACCGGAGCGTCTGGTGGTGAAACACCGCCGGGCCGGGGCACCTTCTGTGGCGGCGTGA
- a CDS encoding efflux transporter outer membrane subunit: MSKRTLTSFAITLIAACALSACAIAPVGPNYQRPALDLPATLTSSGTATSVDWLVWWKGFNDPVLDGLLQEAAANSQDLALASARIAEARATLDQNASNFYPTVDLNASAARRRASENSASLNPGASLYSNDRQLGLSASYELDFWGKYARADEAARARLLAQAASRGTVLTTLYANVAQSYFALRALDAQQTLGEQTLATRTENLRLQNRRFGAGVIGEMDLRQAESEAAGIQATLQQTGQARRNAESALAVLLGRKPSDIANPVLVRGADLGALYAAQAIPADLPSDVLTRRPDVVAAEQSLIAANADIGQARAAYFPKLSLTAGLGYQSKDLSDLFDPASLLWNLVGNLTQPIFRAGAIDAVVAASNARQQQALATYTQTVQNAFRDVHDALNNVAAGRDITATTAQRIAALRSTLRLADLRYKNGYSSYLEVLNAQRDLAQAEAGLIDIQRSQLNAVVSLYKALGGGWDAASVTAQTTK; this comes from the coding sequence ATGTCTAAGCGCACTCTCACATCGTTTGCTATTACTTTAATAGCTGCTTGCGCCCTATCGGCGTGCGCTATCGCCCCTGTGGGTCCTAACTACCAGCGCCCGGCGCTGGACCTGCCCGCCACCTTGACCAGCAGTGGCACCGCCACCAGCGTGGACTGGCTGGTGTGGTGGAAGGGTTTCAATGACCCGGTGCTGGACGGTTTGCTGCAAGAGGCCGCGGCCAACAGCCAGGACCTGGCCCTGGCCAGCGCCCGGATTGCCGAGGCCCGCGCCACGCTGGACCAGAACGCGTCCAATTTCTACCCCACGGTGGACCTGAACGCCAGCGCCGCGCGCCGCCGGGCCAGCGAGAATTCGGCCAGCCTCAACCCCGGTGCCAGTCTGTACTCCAACGACCGGCAACTGGGCCTGAGTGCCAGCTACGAACTCGATTTCTGGGGCAAATACGCCCGCGCCGACGAAGCCGCCCGTGCCCGCCTGCTGGCCCAGGCCGCCAGCCGGGGCACGGTGCTGACCACGCTGTACGCCAACGTGGCACAAAGCTACTTTGCCCTGCGTGCTCTGGATGCCCAGCAGACCCTGGGCGAGCAGACCCTGGCCACCCGCACCGAAAACCTGCGTTTGCAAAACCGCCGCTTCGGCGCCGGAGTGATCGGCGAGATGGACCTGCGCCAGGCCGAGTCCGAAGCCGCTGGCATCCAGGCCACGCTGCAGCAGACCGGCCAGGCCCGCCGCAATGCCGAATCCGCGCTGGCCGTGCTGCTGGGCCGCAAGCCCAGCGACATCGCTAACCCGGTGCTGGTGCGCGGTGCCGACCTGGGTGCGCTGTACGCCGCGCAGGCGATTCCGGCCGATCTGCCGTCCGATGTGCTGACCCGCCGCCCCGACGTGGTGGCCGCCGAGCAAAGCCTGATCGCGGCCAACGCCGACATCGGCCAGGCCCGCGCCGCCTACTTTCCCAAGCTCAGCCTCACGGCCGGCCTGGGCTACCAGTCGAAAGACCTGTCGGACCTGTTCGACCCGGCCTCGCTGCTGTGGAACCTGGTGGGCAATCTGACGCAGCCGATCTTCCGCGCCGGGGCTATCGATGCCGTGGTGGCCGCGTCCAACGCGCGCCAGCAGCAGGCATTGGCCACCTACACGCAGACGGTGCAAAACGCCTTCCGCGACGTGCACGACGCGCTGAACAACGTGGCTGCGGGCCGTGACATCACCGCCACCACGGCCCAGCGCATCGCCGCCCTGCGCAGCACCCTGCGCCTGGCCGACCTGCGCTACAAGAATGGCTATTCCAGCTACCTGGAAGTGCTGAACGCCCAGCGCGACCTGGCCCAGGCCGAAGCCGGCCTGATCGATATCCAGCGCAGCCAGTTGAATGCCGTGGTCAGCCTGTACAAGGCTTTGGGTGGCGGCTGGGATGCCGCCAGCGTCACCGCGCAGACCACAAAGTAG